The genomic window GCATTTCAACCCGCTCATTTGAGCTATGCTCTAGCTGAAGTGTGGTATGCCAAGTCTATAACTTGTTTCAGTGGAATTTGAACTGTTATTATTCTGCATTGCTGCTGGCTCATCAGAGTTACTGGTGTTCATGAATGTTCTTGCCATTAAAAAGACAACGCAGCCAGAAATTAGTATGAGTTGCAGTGTAGCATAAGTTTACTTGGCACAAACAACAGTGTGGTTCTTTCTCCAAGCATACAAAAGAAGGTCTATTACTTTACTTTGCACTaggttctttctttttgtgatCCCAATTTGATCTTGTCTGCTCCTAAAAGGGAGGCAATTTATAATGGACGGAAAAAGTGGTAATGATGGTGAAAAGAGCACAACCACTACTCACTTGGGGGCCAAACTGACCTTTTAAGATGGTCTTGCAAAGAAGCATCAAAGAACCAAGTTATCTTCTCAAATGTTTCTTTGTAAAAGTAGGCACCAATTTGAGAACTGTTGTATAACGTAAATATTGTTCTTATTGTGAAACTATTAGGTGGTCAAAAAGTGAAGATAAGAAGGAAGAAGCCGGATAAGGACATAGCTGCCGGGACCCATTGACATGCCACGTTTACGGTGGTGAAGGGCTCCTTCCTCTTCTAGTTGCTCTATATAATCAGGCGTCCTTCGGCAAGGAGAGGCACAAGACGgagagaagggaagaaaagaaagaaaccgaGGAAAGAATTTTGATTACAAAGAGAGTTCTAGAGTGGGAAAATGTCTTGCTGCGGAGGAGACTGTGGGTGTGGATCTGGCTGCAGCTGTGGCAGCGGCTGTGGAGGGTACCCGCCTCTTCTTTCCTTTGTAATGTTGTATTGGTTTTTCATGTATTTCTTTCTGTCtaactttcaaattttcaggCCCTATTCCTTTTATGGTTATGTATTTTGTATCCTCCTAAACTTGGTTGAACCTTACGGGACTCgggtgctctctctctttaatcTCCTACATGACTCTTTTCTGCTGCTTCATGCAGCTTTTCTATTCTCTTTTTTACTGCAATGCTTTTCGTGTGTCCAACTGTCATTGGCTTCATGCAATGTTACACAacgtctctctccctctctctctctttctccctcccgCTGTGCACTCTGTGTGTGCACACACACTAGGATCGTAAGACCATTGTACAATTCATCCTGGTCCTGCCACTTGTAgctaatgtttacatttttttactgtttaaTGTTCTTTAAAAGTCATTAAAATGATTGTGATATTCGTGATAGAACTGAATATTCCAAAAAACTATAcgtgttcatgctaaatcatcaTACTATAACACGAGCCAAAGTGAAAACGTACTTGAATCCAACTGGAAGAAACGCAAAGACAGAAACTGGTGGTAGCAGAATCTTTTGAGGTctccatgaaaaaaatttatataacaTAGGAAACCactatttcttttatattaagACCAGTTTCTGTTTCAGCTCAttataaaaaccaaaattacaTATAGGTATCTATACATATGAAAATTAACTCATGAAATGACTAAATATCCAACTAGTTAGGATTTTCAGTTTTAAAACTGATCAATACTTTCAAAGTTTTGGCTTTCTATCGAAAATCACTTGCCTACGAATCTTaattttgcagaaaaaataTCTGGTTACGATTCATACATAAATGCTTTTCGTGCTTCTGTCatgataaaaaagagaaaaagatatttgcTCTAGGAATGATTTATCAAAGGTTTTGAACGTTTTGTGTGGCATCAGGGCTTGATAGTTGTTAACGGCAATATTTCACTTTGGTACCGACCGTCATATCGATATACTTGCATGAATTGCTTTGCCTTTTTTTAGCTAGAAGAAAATTGAGAATTGAAAATCCAAAGTTGTCCTCATTGGTTTCTTCCACTTAGTTTTTACGGAAGGCAATTTTTCATGGTTGCAGATGCAAAATGTTCCCTGATCTTGCTGAATCCAGAGAAAACAAAGTCCAGATCAGCGTCATGGGGGTCGCTGCTCAAGCTAAGTATGTGATTTTGATTATCTTATATCCGGCCTCTTCTCTATACTGCTTACAAGGGATTGTTCTGATTTCTCTAATGTCTTGCCTATGTTCATGGGGGGTTACAAGTCATGCATGCTATGTGATTTTGATTATCTTATATGTAGTTCATATTTGCTCTGTGTCATGCAATAAACCATTCTGTTTTATGACTGCCTTTGTCATCAAGCATATTGCTGTTGTACGCAACTCATGCTAAATGTGTGTCTTGACTATCTTATTTGTTTTATCTCTTCATATGCCTTCTGTAATGAATCATCAGAGCTGCATTAACATACACTAATTCGATCACAGGATCTTTGAAGTGGCTGATATGAACGAAGGGTACGAGAACGGCGGATGCAACTGCGGCAGCAACTGTGCTTGCAACCCATGCAACTGCAACTGATGTGCTCGGGAATAACATAGTTAATGAGCAATAATTGACCACTGCATGGTGGCCTTTGTGCACGATGCAGCGGTCAAAAAGGTGTACTTGTATCTTCTTCCCTTTCTCAAAGTAACTACTATGTCCTGAAACCTTTCATGTCTAAGGAAGTCTTGCCCTTGCATCTGGAATTAAATATAACAATATACTTTAATAGGAAAAAGGTCTACCATACACGGCATCTATTTTTTCCGTGGCTTTCAGGATAAATTTAGTAGTACAATGTTACAGGAAGCACCAGATACAATTAACCATGTATCTGTCAGATGAGTTGGTTGAACTTCACATCGATCTGCTCACTCCAATCTGTTAGGGGTGAAAACTTGGCAATCAATCTCCGGTTTGTGAGGGTTAGACTTCCGCAAATCGTCTAAGTGAAGAAGCTCCTTGCAGCTCTTTTGAACATGCCTTCAACCTGAGGATAGTGAAAGCGTTAGAACCTAAAGGCTTAATTGCATGGTTGCTGGTAATGATTTTACATGTATGGAGATGAGACTCACTTGCTTGGACGACATGCCAATTTTCTCTAGATCGTATAGCTACAACAACCAGGCAGATAACTTGCACATGAGTTTATGAATCCAGACATCAAGCTTAGATAAGACGGACAGAAAGGGACAAGGTTTCCTTACTGTTTTGATAGGCTGTGGTGATTGTTCTCTAAGATTGAGAATGTAATCTGCCCTTTTCTGTCCAATACCCTGTACAAAGGAAAGTTATACTTGTCAAGCAGGCATCTTAGACGGAAGAATCTAGGAGACCTTAGACTTATGTTCTTTAGGAAGCTCACCTTTAAGCCCATTAGCTCCTCTCTGTAATTGAAAAAGCCAGGAGAAAGGATTAGTCTAATTCTACATGTAAATCAAAACAAAGTACGCAAAAATACATCTACCTAATTCCAATTATGGAGCAAATGAATTGCTTTTTTTGCATTGATTGGATGTAGAGGCAGATAGTGACCTTAAGCAAGTTGAATCTTATGACTAATGGACCAGAATATTCTTCATAACCTCCATGGAATTACAAACTAGCAAGTTTGCCGACAAGACCTCTGAGACACTTTCCTAAGGGTTTAACTTAAGGTTCAATAGCTTATTACTCAGGTTATGTCTTAGCTTAATCTGGGAGGTTTCTGTTCAAACCAGGTTACCCATACAGAGGGAGAAAAATGACACCACGCAAGTCTGAGTAAAAACACAACAGCACCAAGCAAGCGATACTCAGCCTTCTGTTAATTTGCAACAAAAGTCAAGCAAATTCAATAGGCCCGTCTCAAGTCTCAGCAACTTCAAAATAGATGATTTGTCAGGATTTACTTTTCCTGAACCTATGACCCGGGACCTCATAGAACACCAAAGGAATTTATAGTCACTGTGAAATTATACTTTTTGCTGCATGTGGCTTCCAATGCAATGATATCAAGAAACATACACATAACACCAGATGTGGCTTACCTGCTAGCTGTATTCAATAATTTCAGATATCCTTTAATGAGGGAATTCTGCTCAGCACCACAcagtaaccaaaaaaaaaatcagtcagTCAAGTTAATGGAGAAAACCAAGCAAAGAATTCAAAGTTGTCTACCTTCAAACTAGATCCTTGTGCATGAAATTTGTCAAGAGGAGTGCCTTCACGAAGtgcctcatcatcatcatcatcatgattCAGGACACGTGGCACAGTCACTGCTGCAGCTTTTGAATGACGTGGAACTTCGTTGGCTTGAGGCTTGTGTGGTGTATCTTCCAGTATTGACCCACTAATATTCGTGTTCACTGGAGAAAGTACATTCCTTGAAGGACTTTGCTGTGCTCTCATCTGGATGGTGGCCGTTGGAGACATCAAGTTCTCCTTATCCATAAACTGATCTGATTAAAGGAAATAAAATTGTTGAAATCAGTAATCTGCATTATTTTAATGCATAGCTCGCCCCTTCCTGAAACTCCTAAAATAATTGAAGCCAGTACTAGAGTATTTGAGCCTTATTTACTGATAAGTACCAACTATAGCGGTTAAAGGCATCCAGAAGTTGCTCTCGTTGGCAACCTCCACTTCCTTGTTATGATGTGTGGTTTCCATGCACTTGTAGCCGTCATCATCCTTAAGATACAATACAGCCTGCAAAAGAGTAGTTGTTTGTACAGTGAAGCCGTGTGATGCAATATTCGTACAAGAGTTTCTGACAAAAGTGGAATGAGTATGAAGCAAACCTCGCTAAAGACACAACAGTCCATAGATACTGAGGTCATGGATGACGAGCTTTCCTGAGACCAAAAAGTATATCATTCATATTAGAAATCTCAAGTTGCACGAAATTTCGATAATCAAGCCAAGTGCTATGACAAGGAATGAATAGAAAACATGAGCAATCAGTTCCTTGAGCAACTTCATGTGGCATAAAATTGCAATAGTTAAGCCAAAAGTCCCAGAGAAGAATAAGCCGTCATGGGAAATGACAACGAGCTACTTATTCATGGATCGGAACAGAAGAAAGATTTGCTCAAACTCATGAACTAGGCTCCACGAGCCAAACACGAGCAAAAGGTGATCAACTCAGTACAGCTTATATGGCCTCATCAACTAATAAAAGGTCATTATGTGTACCTCCATGGTGGAGTCTTGACTTTCTAGTGATATTCTTGGACATGAAATCATGTTTCTCAGAGCCTAAAAACGATACTCGATGAGCAGTTCAAGCATTGCTTCAGTTGATTCGGACTCCAACTTCTACTACTGTTAGCatcaaataacattttttacaGAAATTAGCCAGTTAAAACTCATCTGTCTTTACGCAAGCTCGACCTCTCGGCAGTTTATGACAAGAAGCTGACAACGGTAGCGCTCGAGGACACTAGAATGCACCCCAAATTCACACTAATTGCTGTCCTGAATAAACGACTACCAACTAAAAGCAAGTCAAAGAATAACATTGTCCACTGCAAGATCTGGAAGTTGGCCAATCAAGTTACTACTTTTTTACTTCAATACAACTTGTTGCATAGGATAGATATGCAGGTTATGCTATATGGTTAACTATTAGGACCATCATTAAATTGTTCCACAAGTGCATTAGCACAAGCCACTGTGTTATGTTTCTGAGAATCTCCTTTTTGGAAGAAAGAATCCTAACAGATGCATGAAGTAACAAAATAAACTCTACtacagaaaaaagaaacttaacCAGGAAAACTTTTTCCTTCTGGGATTCTGGTATCTGAACAATCGCTGAGAAATTAGTTGAGCAGTTAtcctgaaaaagggaaaagacaTGAAGCCTTTAGATTACAGTTACCCGAAGCTTTTAAAGGTAAAAGGATGTCTTTCTCTCAAAGGAGAGGACTTACCTCTGCAGTCTCTCTCAAAGGACCCGCCGTTTGGGGCTCAAAAAGTTTTCTGTGCCGAGAAAAGGAAAGTATGATTAAGATACTCTTACATCCAAGACATTGAAACTATCTTAAActcaaaaaaagtaaaattaccTCCCTCTTAAGTCGGAAGGCATTTTGTTGGCCAGTTTAACTCTCCCGGAAGACTTAAatgatgttaccttctttgcaGAACTGACTGGTGTAGCCTTTGTCTTGCCTTTGGATTCAAGCCAAGCTCGAAGCTTTGCTTCCATGTCAACCTTTTCTCTTGGAGTTTCCTGTTTCCTACCTGGAGCTACATAATTTACAATTTGGCGAGATCGAGCTGCTAAGCTTACAGTATGAACAGCTTCTTGGTATGATGCTGGATTCTGTGATGCAGAAGCAGAAGTGGCCATCAGTATCTGagttgatgaaaaagaaaaagactacTGCAACGCTTACCAAGCAAGCGATCATTAGGGCCCGGCTAGTACCACCAAGAGAATCCTGCAAAATCCGGGTCAATTTGCTTTCTCTATATGGAATACGGGCCTGATTGCTGTTCAATGCATAAATCACATTGGAAAGGGCAAACAGAGATTGGTTTATTTTGACACTCTCTTGAAGCCGGATGCCATCATTGCAGCTTCTTCTGTTGTCTTCGTTGCCTGCACAAGTTGCCATATTGAGAAGAAGTGCATTaacaatgacaaaatgaagTTGCTCATAAGATATGCCGAACGGATGAACCTGCCAAGTCTATAAGGTTAATCTTCCCGACTAATGAAGTGTTCAAACCCTCTGTTTTAGATACTGAAACCATAAGAATTCCGTGGCTTCTACTGGATACATCATTGAGGCCAGTATGCCCCACCTTACGCCTCTGAATCCCCTGGGAGAAAACTTGACGGAACTCCTCGATTGACCGTATCGGTATCTGAAACATATTCAAACGCGGTAAAGAAATTCACATCCGTGTTCCCCTCTGGTTATGCACATGCGATCGTGACAAAACAAAACTCACCTGAGAAAGACCCTTCAGTTGAATTTTACCATCTCTGTCCTCCAGTACAGACACCTCCTTCATCTTAGGCTCGAGCAAGTCGTAACACCGATCAAGGTAAACCTCATAATATGAAATATCTAGCAAGTAACCGTGCATCTCACACATCGACATGATGCTCGACATAGTCAATGGCATCAGTCCAGGATGCTCATCCGTCCCCTAATCCATCACCAACTTTAGCAAGATGCAAACAAGAGAAATGGAAACGCAACAGGACAAGAAGGGTCCCAAGAATGCATACCTGCATTGTATATGTCTTTCCACTACCAGTTGCTCCATATGCAAAAACAGTAGCATTATCTCCACGAAGAACCCCGGGAAGGAGACGGCTGACATCTCTGTTGAAAATCTGGCCAACTTCGCTGTCCTGTCCATAGAAGAAGTCGAGCCTGTAGCACTCGTTCCTACTGCAATTACACCGAGTCCCGTCTCAGAGACACAAACAGGatagaaaagaacaacaaaagaacTAGGAATCTTGACGCATGGAAGTTTTTGGCAGAAAATCCGCAACACTCCAACCTCGTGAATTGATCTTGGAGATGAACATCGACTCCATGACTGGACCCATCTTCTTGCATGACGGAAGAGACGCAGGGAAGGGGCTCCTTGCCGGAAGGATCCATTTCCGACTGCAGGAACGGCCTGATTCTCACCACAACTCTAACCTTGGACTCCATGAGACCAGCGGGGAGGTGCTTGTTTGAGATGGGTGTCGCCATTTCATAAGCAAGAAGATCAAGAAACTGGAAAACAGAGACAGATAATGTCACTTCGCTTCAGACGGGTTACTAagctttcctttcctttcctttcttcaatcAGACGAGGAAAGACAGCAAATCCGTTGAGTTGAAGAGCCTGAAAGGGATCGTTTCCTCTATGACTATGAGCTATTCAAGTCGAAATAAATGAACCAAGCAAACAGATAAATTTGGATCTTGCTTTTGTCAAAACCCAAGTTGACCGTTTGGATAggtttttttgaatttttgaatgtcATCCCCCGAACAAGAGTGGGACCAACCAGAAGCCTCCTTTCTACAACTACGTGGGACCGCCGAACTTTTTCTTTCAAGTCAATGTTACTGATAAAAGAATCAGCCGAACTGGCTCGAATCAAAATCACTTGTAAATTAAAAAGTTAATGAACTATGAAGTTTAATATATCTAGAAGAGAAAGtagtatttatcaaattattaaCAAATATGCAAGAATAGTTGAACAGCAACATTGCCTAGTCGGTGGATTTGAATAAGGATACGAATGTGCATATTATATAAATGTGAGAGGAATCCAAAGTTGTAGAAGCTGCTTGGATTGTTTGGAGGAAACATATTCAGAAGGTGCTTAAATGTTTCTGATGGGAAGTACCATTCACAGACGCTCTATCTGGCGGTGGAGTGTTAGTTTTATACTTTCCATAAGCGTGCTTGATGGGGATGAAAGGAACGTTTAGAAAATATACTTTTggcgctttttttttttaggtgaacAAACAGGAGGAATCTTTTTTGCCAtaatttttctgttgtttttattAGACACTAAATAtgtaaaagatattttaaaac from Nymphaea colorata isolate Beijing-Zhang1983 chromosome 6, ASM883128v2, whole genome shotgun sequence includes these protein-coding regions:
- the LOC116256036 gene encoding metallothionein-like protein 2, with amino-acid sequence MSCCGGDCGCGSGCSCGSGCGGCKMFPDLAESRENKVQISVMGVAAQAKIFEVADMNEGYENGGCNCGSNCACNPCNCN
- the LOC116256031 gene encoding kinesin-like protein KIN-10C → MATPISNKHLPAGLMESKVRVVVRIRPFLQSEMDPSGKEPLPCVSSVMQEDGSSHGVDVHLQDQFTSRNECYRLDFFYGQDSEVGQIFNRDVSRLLPGVLRGDNATVFAYGATGSGKTYTMQGTDEHPGLMPLTMSSIMSMCEMHGYLLDISYYEVYLDRCYDLLEPKMKEVSVLEDRDGKIQLKGLSQIPIRSIEEFRQVFSQGIQRRKVGHTGLNDVSSRSHGILMVSVSKTEGLNTSLVGKINLIDLAGNEDNRRSCNDGIRLQESVKINQSLFALSNVIYALNSNQARIPYRESKLTRILQDSLGGTSRALMIACLNPASYQEAVHTVSLAARSRQIVNYVAPGRKQETPREKVDMEAKLRAWLESKGKTKATPVSSAKKVTSFKSSGRVKLANKMPSDLRGRKLFEPQTAGPLRETAEDNCSTNFSAIVQIPESQKEKVFLESSSSMTSVSMDCCVFSEAVLYLKDDDGYKCMETTHHNKEVEVANESNFWMPLTAIVDQFMDKENLMSPTATIQMRAQQSPSRNVLSPVNTNISGSILEDTPHKPQANEVPRHSKAAAVTVPRVLNHDDDDDEALREGTPLDKFHAQGSSLKNSLIKGYLKLLNTASREELMGLKGIGQKRADYILNLREQSPQPIKTLYDLEKIGMSSKQVEGMFKRAARSFFT